In the Clarias gariepinus isolate MV-2021 ecotype Netherlands chromosome 10, CGAR_prim_01v2, whole genome shotgun sequence genome, ACACATGTCTAAAAAAGCTTCAGAAAACTTTGTTATAACTGTACCCTAGTTCTCTGTTAGATTACACTATATAGCTATATAGATACCTGACCATCACTCCTATGCATGGGCTGTTCCCCAAACGATGCTAcaaacttacatttacatttaggcattttgcagacgctcttatccagagcgacttacaaaaagtgctttaaagtttacatcattggatacatacttacactgggtgaAACTTGGAAGCACAAATGTCTAGGTTGTCGTTATATGCCCAAAAATGTCTTACCTCCCCAGGTACTACAAGGCTTAAATCTTTTTCAGCATTACAGTGCTTCTGTGCACACTGTAAGTACTGTAAGGTCCCTAAAGACTTGGTTTGCCAAGGATAGGTAAAATAACTTGAGTGACCTACACAGAGCCGTGACCTCAACCTCTCTGAGTACGTTTGGAATAAACTGGGACTCCACCTGCTCACCAGGCtttcttatttaataacagCCCAAAACTGAATAGAGGACCTTGTGGCGTAAAGAACCGGTAAACATTTTGTACAGACGTTTgaatttctacattctagaacaatactggtgATTTTCAAACTATGAATTAAGACacatgggattaggtaattaagtaacaacaataatCGTTTGCTATTGTAAAACAtgaaggtcagcctttctggaatagttcttgcaagaacagtattgtcaagtgcatttgcaaaacccattaagcaccatgatgaaaatggctctcatgaaggccttCTCAGgtaagcaagaccaaaactgacctctgctgcagaggagatgATTATTTAGAGTtcccagcctcagaaatcaccccAGATTCAAGACATTATGGAGCATatggctttacagagcataagtagcagacacctCTCACTATCAAAGATGTGTTTAAAGGGGATTATTGCATTGAGATACCTTTAgaattgctttacaatgtagaaataaataaaaatcaggagcgaccatggagttagaagctgtgtccaaacatttgactggtggTGGACGTCATGTCTAATTGCCTCTATAGAACACCACAGGAGGGTGTGTTCCATATTGGGATACATCACTTGTGTAATGAGAAAACCAGGGTTACACTCAGTGGTTATAGTAAATTTCAGCTTGCAGATTCTACACACTACTTTCTATGACTATACCAGATCCACATGGCAAAATCCGTCTAATTGTTGTCTGGGAAATGTTTAGCAATGTTCAACTTTATGCAGCTGCAGCAGCCATGTTGTATGCTGTGAAGTGCTTTTACTTGCCAGTGGAGCTGGTGGCAGAAATGTTATAGTGGTACTCATAATGTTCCCAAAACCCATATATAGATGATAGGTTTAATCAAAACTTATAGTTACAGAACCATACATTACTTTTCAGTGGGTATTTCTTTGGCGAAAACAAACATAccagaaaaacaacattaatgTCCTAGTTCAACATCATCCTGTCTCACCAGAGAGAGACACCAGTTCAGTAAGGTAGCCTTAAGGCTCAGCCAAATAAGGAGTTGTTCAAGACTGCAACACAATCAAGGAGATCTGTATTCATAAACAGAGCAGCCACCCATAAACGGCTCACATGCAGTAAAGATGGCTCTTGCGTTTGATGACTCTTGGTTTATTGTGTTGAAACTTGGCCTCCAGTTGGCGAGTATATGATAAACCAGCTACAGGGAGTTTTccatcattcaattcaattagaCGCACAAGGACGGTTAAAGATGAATGCCGAGTTAAATGTCTTATGTGGTTGCTCCAGGAGACGAGGAAACCACATCTAAGATCATGCGGGAATGTAGAATAGGTAAAAACATGAGCACTGATCTTGGGTGCTATGTGATACTGGCGTTCTGTTACTGAAGCatgtagcctttgaaagagGAGCTCGTGCTTCACTCCAGGTGAGCCATCACTCGCCAGTTCTGAATCAAAATCGGTGTCGGAGCCGTGTGAGTGGTTGACACCTTCGAGCTTGCACTGAACAGCTGAGATGGCAAGCTGATGTGTTTGCTTGATCTTCTCTGTAGGCCAAATCTCTGACTCGTGTTGTCATATCTTTGATATGGCAAAAGATGCGTGAGTGATGTTCCTGTCAGATCTACAGAGATgtctgtctgagagagagagagacgagagaagTCTTGAGTAGACGGCTAGAGTGGCACACGGAGTGAAGGGTAAAGTAAGAGAGTGAGTGGATGACTAGCTAGATAAattgggagagagagagagggaaggagagagaaagagagagagagagggggaacaTGCTGTAGTGCAGTACCTCAGACCTTCAGTTTGCTGTATGATCTCACTCTGAGAGGTGGGGCATCCTGACATCCACCTCACACTGACTGACACACATAAAAGGGATTTCGACACAGGCACTGACTGCCAATCAGTGTTGCTGTGTCTAGATACAGAGGAACAGCTGATTCTTGCAGTTGTGCAGCTGCTGCTCCTCCTAGTCTGTGTTCGGGGTACAGAGTGAAAGACAAGAAGAACAAAAAGAGGAACAGGAAAACAAGAAGAACGAAGTAGAGCCATGCCGCAGAACGTGCTGCTGGAAGGGCCTGCCCCATGGGGATTTAGACTTTGTGGTGGCAAAGATTTCAACCAACCTCTAACCATCAGCAGGGTGAGTGATAATAAGCAGACACTTTGCTGCAGTCTGGGCTTCATCACACAGTCCAGGAGGGGTTGAGGGGCTTACAGAGATAGGAATGTGTTAGATGTGCTGAGCAGCAGAGGCACAGGCAGGAGAAACCTCTGGGTTGCACTGAAAAACAATACAGCTTTGTTCCAGACAGAGCGCGACTGAGGATTGGggagtatgtactgtactgtacatatggaGTACAAAGTAGATCTGAACCGCATGAAGTGTGTTCGGAAGTGTCTGTATTCATGTAGTGCAGTACACCATCACCGTTTTGCAAAATTATATTCAACAATTCATTCTGTGAAGAAAAAGGATCACATAATAGTGTTTCATCGGTGAAAACTAATATAGTGTAAAGGAAAATTTTAAATAGTCAAGCAGCAaggagaaattaaattaaatagaatgAATGGTGAGATTATACAGAACAAAAttttactagtttttttttttagcaaaatatgGACAACAAAGATACGTCAATTAATCATAATCTTTAAGTTATGACCATAATCATTTTAAAGCTTTCTATCCCTCTATATTTTACATATGATACATTTACAGTACGTATTATATAATGAATCGGTGAATGattgcttttgtgtgtgtgtgtgtgtgtgtgtgtgtgtgtgtgtgtgtgaatataagaTTGTCTGGGTTTTATAACATTCATTATCCTGGAAATGCATGAATTGTCCACCCTCACAGTCCTGCTAAATATAGGGTATCACTGCACCAGACTAATGCTCGAATGTGTTCTctctatgataaaaaaaaaaataataatgcagccTTCACAAGGCCAAAACTGCCAGATATTCCTGTCCTAGCAATGTGGCTATATTTCGTTCATACCAGGATATTAAATCATGCCCGCACACCCAAACACAAATGCATGTACACAATTTGGCTCCAAAGGGCTTCTCCACACCTGTTGCTCGTGACTCGTTGGTCCCTCAAGCCCACAGCTCCTTAGCCATCTGCTGAAGGAGGAAATGTATGAAAGGTGGAAGGTTAACCAAGTGGTCGTAGATAAAGTTACCCCGGgtaaaaaatacactttgtccTTCAGTGTTAGTTTGTTTAGTTGGGGGATTTCGAGTTATTCCTGAGGAACCCCATATAGCTCCGAGTCTGTATAGCAGTCCTGCTGCTGTGTAATCTCTCTAGTCGACGGATAAGATGATACGTCCACCTTGTTTTACATTAGTGTAGGGCTCCAATTCATATTGAAACACGTTACTTGGCTAATGTTACTACAGGCTATTAATACTGACATTAGGTATCTTTGATGAGTAGGGAAATCCACATGCAGTCTCTTCCACTGCTATGGACTACTATACTAAGTGAAGagtaataatcaataataataataaatttttttaattattattatttgctttctCTTTTCTATAATCAGCCAGATGGTAACTTCCCGTAACAAATGATCAAATTGAGGCTGATGAGGCTGTTTGAGGCTGTGTATGCCTGTTGTTCGGATGATAGAGCTTTATTATCGAAGATAGCTGCACTTCAGTGGAATGCATTCATAATTCAACAAACATATTTCAGACTTGTTCTGTTAAAACCTTCATTTTGTGTGACAgctggtgattttttttacctaCTACACAATGCACCATTCACAGACTTTGATGTACAAACAGTGTATGAAAACTGACTGTATAATGAAAAGCATAATGAAAAGTGACTGTGCAGGCATGAGACCTGGTTTTCTCTCATTCTCCTTGTTCAAGTTTAGTTGCATTTCACCGCTTTTAAAGTATGGCTAGGGAATTCTAATTACAGTATAGGTCTGAATAAATATAAGCACTGAACAGTCGTCCAGTTGTGATTTTtcacaaacgttttttttttataataatgaaatcGCTCCAGCATTCCAGAGAAAATCATCAGGCAATCAGAttattcttttatataaaaacagaaacaaagaaagaaagcctTGATTCAGGCTGTGTTTGCTTGGACAGACATTTTCAGCAGACAGAATGGGTGATGTCATATTTTTAGTCTTATGCTTTTTCTTGCAGAATTTACTTACAAAAGTGGAAAATCAGATTCAATATAAACAGTATTTGAAATGATTGCATATTGAGTGAGAACTTTAAGTGGCTGTCTTACCATAAGCGAAGATATTATTCTGTAATACAAACAAAAGTTTAATTCAAACTGCTGTGTTATTTCCTCTCACCAAATACACCAAAAAGCAAACTGGATACGTGAGTGGTTTTTAACACTGATGCCTGTGTGATGACATCATGGCAACCTTCAGCTGTGAGTAGGAGGCTGTGTTTCTGCTGGTTTCTCCCTATATCGGcccatataaattaaataaagtgaaaGGAATGTCCGAGAATggaatagaaaatatataaataaaaataaaaaaagaaaaagacaaccATTAGTCCAtgaccattttcttttcttgttttgcCTTTTATGATATCATGCATTGGCTCCATCATGATGATCATGATGTATGGTTTAAAATCCAGCATTTTATAACATATGTCTCTTACTCTGGACTTTTGTCTTGTATTTCTTATATCCTCTGAAATCTGGACACAGACAACAGGTGTTTTCTACAACTGAAATTATTTATCTGCAATTCCGCTTGCACAATAGTGCCATGTGTGTGCAATAAACTAGAGTTTGTAACAATACAGCGTTTAGACAACAGCCTACCTCTAATACAGCAAAGGCACTGCTTGTCATAGTCTGTCACATCAAAATCTCTGCTCTGGTCAGCACATGATGGTCATTTGTAACTCAGGCTATTTAATAGAGAATTAAAAACACAAGTGTAAGTATAgccttgtttttatttcatgctAATAGCATAGCCAAAAAAATCTGGAGGTCAAAATGCATAGCTCAAAAATTTATGACATTAATACCAAGAACATGAAACTAAACCCTCTCATCTTTAATAGTTTCCATGGCATGATTTAAAGCCCTCTGGGGAAAAGGCACAGTGCTGAAAGATGATGGCGAATAGGATCTTATCAGTTCAAATTAGTTATAGCCTCAGGTAGAAGACCAAATCATCAGGCAAATGAGATAAATGTCTGTAGAGGAGAGAAAAATAACTGGAAAATGAATTGGTCAGGAATAAGAAGAGTGAAGGATGAGACAAGTAAAGAATGATGTCAGAAAGCAAAAACAGATCTAGTGGAGAGCAGTGAATGCCACAGAGGTTAGATCAGTGAGCCACCAACGGGCCGAGCTTTAGCCCCTCTCCGGGTGATACTACACTTCAATTGACAGATGCACTTCACTATTTATAGACGACTTTCAGCATGGAAGAGTCAAGTGATAACTATAAAATATCATCCTGTTTATGAGTTGCTTTATAGAAACACAACATAATTATGGGTTTTTCCCAAGAATATTACCTATACAATCATTTTGTAATTTTACTCCCTTTGATTACaccattaattaattttttaggtGACTCCGGGCAGTAAGGCTGCGCTGGTCAACCTGTGTCCAGGAGACGTCATCCTGGCTATTGAAGGAGTCCCAACAGAGGGAATGACTCACGCTGAGGCTCAGAACAGGATTAAAGACTCCAGTAATCAGCTTTGCCTTAAAATAGAGAGGTGAGAGTGATGAAGGAGTTACATTATTAAAGATTCCATTTTTAGAGATAGCCCTAACACTTTAAATCAGAGCTAAACTACAGGTTTGTACCATGTTACAATCTGTatgtttcatttcattattgCATACCTCtcgtaatgtaaaaaaaaaaaatcatgaaggtTGATTGGCTGTGGTAAAGCCAGGTCTTGTTTTTGACGCTTGCTTATACAGGTTGTAACCTAGATTCTAACCCTAATCTCTTCCAAACtgatattattgttttatatggcatatatatatatttttaattatcagACTGGATGTATTCTCTATGTCTTACAGGCCTCAAACTAAACTCTGGTCTCCACAAGTCATGGAAGAGGGCAAAGCACATCCATTCAAAGTCAATCTGGAAGCAGAGCAACAAGTAAGACTAACAATGAAAGCAGCAGAGAGACAAAAGGAACAGCCATGCTTTTGCTGATCTTACATAAATATAACACACTTTTCTTCTGTGTATTTCTTTTTGAATGATTAAATGCATGAGAAATACTAAAGAGATTGGCTGCCATCACTCTGGTTTATAGCAAGAAAGAGAGCAGTTTTTATTAAACAAGCAGTGTACGGTAGGCTTACTCTTGGCTGATCAGACCTGCAATAAAGTCTTAACTCTCTACAGTCTGTTTCTAGGCTTGTGCTGTGCCACATGCTTTTTCTATCAATTTCTCTTTATAACCACTAATTTCCACACTTTTATCACTTCTACAGGAATTCAGATTCTCTATTTCTTCAATCATTTTGGCATAttccttttgatttttttgaaAATCGTTTTATGATTAAATCATGTTAGGTCATTAGACACTGGTGAAATAAATCTAACTTTTAGACTGTCACAGCTGCAGCGTCAATATCTTTCACCTCAGAATAATGGAATCCAGACTTAGATCAGTGTGCACAGTGTATCAAACATATATGGATATACAAATACATATTTAGAATTTCAGTCTAGTTAATAGCTAAGGCTAACTTCATATCAGCAATTTCAGTTatgggaaaaaagaaagtacaCCCTCCTTCaggtctatgtttttatttattagggcCTTCATTAATCCTGGTGTCAAAATGAGGCTAAAGGTTCCCTCTTTCTTACATCACAGAATCctcaataattattttaaacatgaatttTCCAAGCCCCATAAGCAAACCTGCACTGGCCACATTTCAGCAAACGGCCATGATACAGTATTAAACTTGGTAACAAAATGGATTTATTAAACCAGGATTCTGAAAATATTCATATCTCAAATAACTTAAAATGCAACCTAATACAAGACCTAATTTGATGTGGCAAGTCACATATTGGTTTACTTTTTGAGATAGAAGCAAATCCATATTGAAatctgttttgttgttgttgttatccgttttatttatttgtttatttattttaataaaagttgcTATTCTATAGGACTACACAATTATTCTTTAGAACCTGATGAGGAAAACTTGTGAAGGATGTGCCTTCTGTTTTCCATCACTGTATTTCTTGCTGCTATAAAACTGTTATAAGCTACACAACTGTTTTTAGGTAGTAGTAGTATAGTTTAGTATTTAGTATAGTTAGGTAATAATAATCCAAACTTCATTAACAATGTTTGGATCCGCTGTGGTTCTGACCAGGAATAAACAGTTACTGAAGAGGAaagaacaaatgaataaattaattaatgaacaaaTTAAGAAAAAGTGTGTACAGAATGAATGAGGTGATGAAAGCAATGTTAGTTCAGAAGTTGCTATGCTACAATGAGATTAAAATGCAAACATGATTGTGACTTGCTGCCTAAATTATAACTTATGGAAGAAAACCATGCACTGAGttgtgattgtgtttgtgtaatgCTTCAGCATGTAGTGTGTCTATGTGTCCAAACATACAGGAGTTTAGGCCAATAGGCACAGGCCATAACAGAAGAGCACAGCCATTTGTGGCTGCCGCCAACCTGGATGACAACAGGCAGGTGGTCAGCTCTTCTTACAACAGTCCCATAGGCCTGTACTCTGAGGGCAACATCCAGGATGCACTGCATGGACAAATCCGTGGCCTGGTGCATGACAGGCCCAATGGGTGAGTGAAAATCTGAACATCAGCAGCTCCAGAAACAACCTTGCTAATATTTCTTCATCCTGGTATAACCTGCTTGAACTCTAACACATGTCTGTGTTATAACACATTTTCTGTTGGACCAGAAGTTCTCCTAAGTCATGCTAGATTGCTGTGGTCCATCTAATTCAGGTTTCCAGCAAGTAAGCATTTAATCAAAATTATGCTGGGgagaaaaataattgattaattcTATTTCAACCCAAAGGTACAGTTTTTGGTTagacatttttaacaaaatcagCAAAGTCAGAAATTGGACTGGATATCTTTATGTATGAAAGGTCAGACTTAGGAGGACTTCTGCTTTCTTCCTATCATCACTGGCTCTCTAAACTCTCCTTCCTCCTTTCTTATGTCTTACAGGACCTTGGCTATTTTGAACACCAGTTTAATGTCAGGCCAAAGCCCTTCATACCTGGGGGTCAGCGCAGGTTGTTAGACTAATTCTAGATTACAACATTCTCCTGGTTTTGTGATGAGAAAcaacataaaatttaaatcttttattaaattgttaccCATTAATATCTGTCAAATTCAGACATTGCATTCTACTGAACAGCATATTTTCCTGTAGAACTTCAGATCTTTATTTGGACTTTTTTCTAACCTGCTTTTTCTCCCCTTATCTCTTGTCCTTTTGGTCCTTCTCAAACCTCTTCTCCTTGCTGTCCCATTATTTTCACCATGGCTTTCTAAAACCCAAACTGTCCAACATCAGAGATAACACATCCCAGAGGGTGACACCGAATGTAGTGCAGGGAACTGCACCAGTTACTAATCGCAGTCAGGCTGAAGCCCTGGCACGTACCACTCAGTATAACTCCCCCATTAACATGTATTCAGATGCCAGTCTATCAGAAGCTCTACAGCACACTCAGTTATCTGCTGTAGCTGATAAACCAGCAACCAGGTAACCCATGCTTGGTTAAACTTCCCATTACCTCTTAACCAACTTACATGTACAATAAACACAACaatgataatataaaaattgTGTGCCTTTTCTACTATGTGTTTTGGGAAACTAGCATGTAGTTATTAGTTTTCAAAGTATGTATTATTTGTAAAGCTTACACTGCAGCCCTACAATGAAAATTAGTGAGcttgtgtctttttttccagCAGAAAACCCCTCAAGTCTATTGAGGACTCTGATGTGTACCGAATGTTGCAAGAGGACCATGAAACTGCTCATGCACCTCGCCAGTCCGGCTCCTTCAAGGCCCTGCAGGACTACATAGATAGTGATGGTCAGTTAACAGAACATGCATGAGGGatgcaaaatgtacagtttCTCATATGTAAAATCCTGCTCCTATTCCACTTCTAGCATGCACAAATTGTGCAGCATTGTTGTCATAAAGCTCTAGAATTCCTGAGTAAAACCTGAGCTTGGGTTACTGCCTGTGTAGAGCTTTGTGTGTTCCCCTTATCCTTGTGTTGGATTCCACTAATTGTCCAATACTATGCTATTAGGTGGATTGGCTGCTCTATGTTGCCTATGAATGTGTGTCCCAGCCATCTGGTGTAAAATCCTGCCTCTTTTCCGACATTACTGTGATCACAGTTAATATAGGACAAAGGACTCattaaacaacaacagaaatgtACTGGTATGCATTTAAACTACTTTAAGAACATATATTGACTTAAATATGTTTCACAAATATCCCCAAATTAATGTTAGGGAGCATCCTTTTAGTCTTTATAATTTATAGGAAACATTTCTGTTGAATGGTGAAATTCTTCTTATAATCTTCTTTGTTGGGGTATTTGTCCAATTATGTCCAAAACCTCCAGTTCACTTATATTTGAGGATTTTTGAGATGCCACTGCCCTCTTTAAATCCCACCACAGATTTTCAATAAGATTTTCTCAACCTTTCGCTGACTTTGAGGTGTGCTTGGAGAGGCCAATCATCACCAAGGTTGAATTTTTCAACAGATGGCAtcacatttctgtttaaaatggCACACTATTCTGGGAATCCGTGGTGACATTTATTCTGACGAGATTGCCAATTCctgtggcagaaaaaaaaaccctcatagCGAAAAT is a window encoding:
- the pdlim3b gene encoding PDZ and LIM domain protein 3b isoform X4; this encodes MPQNVLLEGPAPWGFRLCGGKDFNQPLTISRVTPGSKAALVNLCPGDVILAIEGVPTEGMTHAEAQNRIKDSSNQLCLKIERPQTKLWSPQVMEEGKAHPFKVNLEAEQQEFRPIGTGHNRRAQPFVAAANLDDNRQVVSSSYNSPIGLYSEGNIQDALHGQIRGLVHDRPNGKPLKSIEDSDVYRMLQEDHETAHAPRQSGSFKALQDYIDSDGTKPIVTRSVKAPVTKPQAGPATLQKLPLCDKCGNGIVGTVVKARDKFRHPACFVCSDCGLNLKQKGYFFVEGQLYCENHARTRMRPPEGHDLVTVYPNA
- the pdlim3b gene encoding PDZ and LIM domain protein 3b isoform X1, encoding MPQNVLLEGPAPWGFRLCGGKDFNQPLTISRVTPGSKAALVNLCPGDVILAIEGVPTEGMTHAEAQNRIKDSSNQLCLKIERPQTKLWSPQVMEEGKAHPFKVNLEAEQQDLGYFEHQFNVRPKPFIPGGQRRDNTSQRVTPNVVQGTAPVTNRSQAEALARTTQYNSPINMYSDASLSEALQHTQLSAVADKPATSRKPLKSIEDSDVYRMLQEDHETAHAPRQSGSFKALQDYIDSDGTKPIVTRSVKAPVTKPQAGPATLQKLPLCDKCGNGIVGTVVKARDKFRHPACFVCSDCGLNLKQKGYFFVEGQLYCENHARTRMRPPEGHDLVTVYPNA
- the pdlim3b gene encoding PDZ and LIM domain protein 3b isoform X2 produces the protein MPQNVLLEGPAPWGFRLCGGKDFNQPLTISRVTPGSKAALVNLCPGDVILAIEGVPTEGMTHAEAQNRIKDSSNQLCLKIERPQTKLWSPQVMEEGKAHPFKVNLEAEQQDLGYFEHQFNVRPKPFIPGGQRRDNTSQRVTPNVVQGTAPVTNRSQAEALARTTQYNSPINMYSDASLSEALQHTQLSAVADKPATRKPLKSIEDSDVYRMLQEDHETAHAPRQSGSFKALQDYIDSDGTKPIVTRSVKAPVTKPQAGPATLQKLPLCDKCGNGIVGTVVKARDKFRHPACFVCSDCGLNLKQKGYFFVEGQLYCENHARTRMRPPEGHDLVTVYPNA
- the pdlim3b gene encoding PDZ and LIM domain protein 3b isoform X3, which translates into the protein MPQNVLLEGPAPWGFRLCGGKDFNQPLTISRVTPGSKAALVNLCPGDVILAIEGVPTEGMTHAEAQNRIKDSSNQLCLKIERPQTKLWSPQVMEEGKAHPFKVNLEAEQQEFRPIGTGHNRRAQPFVAAANLDDNRQVVSSSYNSPIGLYSEGNIQDALHGQIRGLVHDRPNGRKPLKSIEDSDVYRMLQEDHETAHAPRQSGSFKALQDYIDSDGTKPIVTRSVKAPVTKPQAGPATLQKLPLCDKCGNGIVGTVVKARDKFRHPACFVCSDCGLNLKQKGYFFVEGQLYCENHARTRMRPPEGHDLVTVYPNA